Proteins encoded by one window of Hyphomicrobium nitrativorans NL23:
- a CDS encoding HAD family hydrolase, with amino-acid sequence MHNATLVFDLDGTLVDTAPDLVAATNHALADLALPPVPAETLRHAIGFGARRMIVVGLKETGVTLDEPEIDRLLARFLAYYEPNLARESRPFEGAIAALEQFRSEGARLAVCTNKRLALAEQLLAELGVRDLFAAVAGRDTFPVHKPHPGHLTGTIALAGGDKAAAVMVGDTGIDIETARTAGIPSIACTFGYSDVPVATYEPDTVIDSYADLDAAVRKLLARAPAS; translated from the coding sequence ATGCACAACGCGACCCTCGTTTTCGACCTCGACGGCACCCTGGTCGATACCGCACCCGATCTCGTGGCGGCAACCAACCATGCCCTCGCAGACCTCGCCCTCCCGCCCGTACCGGCCGAAACGCTCCGTCACGCGATCGGGTTCGGCGCGCGGCGCATGATCGTGGTCGGGCTCAAGGAAACGGGCGTCACGCTGGACGAGCCGGAAATCGACCGCCTGCTCGCCCGCTTCCTCGCCTACTACGAGCCCAACCTGGCGCGTGAGAGCCGCCCGTTCGAGGGCGCCATCGCGGCCCTCGAACAATTCCGCTCCGAAGGCGCACGCCTCGCCGTCTGCACCAACAAGCGCCTGGCGCTCGCAGAGCAGCTTCTCGCCGAGCTTGGCGTGAGAGATCTTTTTGCAGCCGTCGCCGGACGCGACACCTTCCCCGTCCATAAGCCGCACCCCGGCCACCTCACGGGCACCATCGCACTCGCCGGTGGAGACAAGGCGGCGGCGGTCATGGTGGGAGACACAGGCATAGATATCGAAACGGCGCGCACAGCCGGCATTCCTTCGATCGCGTGCACCTTCGGATATTCGGACGTGCCGGTGGCAACCTACGAGCCCGACACCGTCATCGATAGCTACGCCGATCTGGACGCCGCCGTCCGCAAACTGCTTGCGCGGGCCCCGGCCTCCTGA
- the rpiA gene encoding ribose-5-phosphate isomerase RpiA — translation MSVESYKLAAARRALQFVEPGMRLGLGTGSTASKFVELLAGEVRAGLQVLCVPTSEETQRLAEQHGIPLTTLCETPLLDLTIDGADEIDGELRLIKGGGGALLREKIVATASDRMIVIADSAKQVAKLGAFPLPVEVARFGMTATRNMIEMLAADAGCHGEITQRLLSDGAPFVTDGGNYIFDCAFGPMEDPEALDEALKFIPGVVENGLFLGIADAAIIGGPEGVAVIEAQYGESQEAV, via the coding sequence ATGTCGGTTGAGAGCTACAAGCTGGCCGCGGCGCGGCGTGCCCTCCAGTTCGTGGAGCCGGGAATGCGGCTGGGGCTCGGAACAGGGTCGACGGCTTCCAAGTTCGTCGAGCTTCTGGCGGGCGAGGTGCGCGCCGGGCTTCAGGTGCTGTGCGTGCCGACTTCCGAAGAGACGCAGCGTCTCGCCGAGCAGCACGGCATTCCGCTGACGACGCTGTGCGAGACGCCGCTTCTGGATCTCACCATCGACGGGGCGGACGAGATCGACGGCGAGTTGCGCCTGATCAAGGGCGGGGGCGGCGCGCTGCTGCGCGAGAAGATCGTGGCGACGGCCTCCGACCGGATGATCGTGATCGCGGACAGCGCCAAGCAGGTGGCGAAGCTCGGAGCTTTTCCGCTGCCCGTCGAGGTGGCGCGCTTCGGCATGACGGCGACGCGCAACATGATCGAGATGCTGGCTGCGGATGCGGGTTGCCACGGCGAGATCACGCAGCGGCTCCTGTCCGACGGCGCGCCGTTCGTGACCGATGGGGGCAATTACATCTTCGATTGCGCGTTCGGCCCGATGGAAGATCCGGAAGCGCTCGACGAAGCGCTGAAGTTCATCCCCGGTGTGGTCGAGAACGGGCTTTTCCTCGGCATTGCGGATGCGGCCATCATCGGCGGGCCTGAGGGCGTCGCCGTCATCGAAGCGCAATATGGCGAAAGCCAAGAGGCCGTTTAG
- a CDS encoding arsenic resistance protein: MTRETLERRQVWVYVAAIAAGLCVGLGAPHAGPIFEALLWPCLAFLLFATFTQVPLAALPAALRDTRFMTAVLIGNFAVLPLLVAALLPLLPDDPAVRLGVLLVLLVPCTDWFITFTHQAGGDTQRAIAVTPVVLIVQIVLLPVYLWAFMGDGLSDAVSGSRMLAVFLLVITMPLAGAYATERWAGRGTGRAALIGRLGWLPVPLLALVLFLIGASQVETVEASLPLAGDVAAVFVLFFAGAVLVGIGAGRLFRLPLAEARTLVFSFATRNSFVVLPLALALPAEWAAAAVVIVLQSVVELFGVLVLLWLAPRILSSRHES, translated from the coding sequence ATGACGCGCGAAACTCTGGAGCGCCGGCAGGTCTGGGTCTATGTCGCGGCCATCGCGGCCGGACTTTGCGTAGGCCTGGGGGCGCCGCACGCGGGGCCGATTTTCGAAGCGCTGCTGTGGCCGTGCCTCGCGTTTCTCCTGTTTGCCACGTTCACGCAAGTGCCGCTTGCCGCGCTTCCTGCCGCGCTGCGCGACACGCGCTTCATGACGGCTGTGCTGATCGGCAACTTCGCCGTGTTGCCGCTGCTGGTGGCTGCATTGTTGCCGCTGCTTCCCGACGATCCGGCCGTGCGGCTCGGGGTGCTGCTGGTGCTGCTCGTGCCCTGCACGGACTGGTTCATCACGTTCACGCACCAGGCGGGCGGCGATACGCAGCGCGCCATCGCCGTGACGCCCGTGGTGCTGATCGTGCAGATTGTGCTGCTGCCGGTCTATCTGTGGGCGTTCATGGGGGACGGGCTCAGCGACGCGGTTTCCGGGTCGAGGATGTTGGCGGTGTTTCTGCTCGTCATCACCATGCCGCTGGCGGGCGCCTATGCGACCGAGCGCTGGGCGGGCCGGGGCACGGGCCGGGCGGCGCTGATCGGCCGGCTCGGATGGCTTCCGGTGCCGCTGCTTGCGTTGGTGCTGTTCCTTATCGGCGCTTCGCAGGTGGAGACGGTGGAAGCCTCCCTTCCGCTTGCGGGGGATGTCGCGGCGGTGTTCGTGCTGTTTTTCGCCGGGGCAGTTCTCGTCGGGATCGGGGCGGGACGTCTTTTCCGCTTGCCGCTGGCCGAGGCGCGTACGCTGGTGTTCAGTTTCGCGACGCGCAATTCGTTTGTGGTGCTGCCGCTCGCTCTTGCACTTCCGGCGGAATGGGCTGCGGCGGCGGTTGTGATCGTGCTGCAATCGGTGGTGGAGCTGTTCGGCGTTCTGGTGCTGCTGTGGCTCGCGCCGCGGATACTCTCGTCCCGTCACGAAAGCTGA
- the gor gene encoding glutathione-disulfide reductase, protein MSGTDFDLFVIGGGSGGVRAARIAAGYGAKVAIAERDRFGGTCVIRGCVPKKLFVYASRFADDFEDARGFGWTVGERSFDWATLVANKDREIARIEGVYEGNLKLKGVTTIKARAKLDGPGHVKLDDGTRITAKTILIATGGQPVRYADIPGVDNVCVSDDIFELKELPRRIVVCGGGYIAVEFASIFAGLGVETTLMHRGEKVLRGFDEELRDGLMEAMAARGIRLMMKTEIIGVAACPGSFNVALANGETMETDLVFSAIGRAPCTGDLGLETVGIETGAKGEIPVDDYSETSVPGIYAVGDVTDRVNLTPVAIREGHAFADTVFGNRPVKVDHSVVPTGVFTTPEIGTVGLTEEVARATGYEIDLYKARFRPLRNIVSGRDERTLMKLVVDAKTDRVLGCHMMGPDAAEIVQMAGVALTMGASKADFDATIALHPSAAEELVTMRDKWVPPAV, encoded by the coding sequence ATGAGTGGGACGGATTTCGATCTTTTCGTCATCGGCGGCGGCTCGGGCGGCGTCAGGGCTGCGCGGATTGCGGCTGGCTATGGGGCGAAGGTCGCGATTGCCGAGCGCGACCGTTTCGGCGGGACGTGCGTCATTCGGGGATGCGTGCCGAAAAAGCTGTTCGTTTACGCCTCACGCTTTGCGGACGATTTCGAGGACGCGCGCGGTTTCGGCTGGACGGTGGGCGAGCGGTCGTTCGACTGGGCGACGCTGGTGGCCAACAAGGATCGCGAGATCGCGAGGATCGAAGGCGTCTATGAGGGCAACCTCAAGCTCAAGGGCGTGACGACGATCAAGGCGCGCGCCAAGCTCGACGGGCCGGGGCACGTGAAACTCGACGACGGCACACGCATCACCGCCAAGACGATCCTGATCGCGACGGGCGGGCAGCCGGTGCGGTATGCGGATATTCCCGGCGTCGATAACGTGTGTGTATCTGACGACATCTTCGAGCTGAAGGAGCTGCCGCGGCGCATCGTGGTGTGCGGGGGCGGCTATATCGCGGTGGAGTTTGCGTCGATTTTCGCCGGGCTCGGCGTCGAGACGACGCTGATGCACCGGGGCGAGAAGGTGTTACGCGGGTTCGACGAGGAGTTGCGCGACGGGCTGATGGAGGCGATGGCGGCGCGCGGCATTCGTTTGATGATGAAGACCGAGATCATCGGTGTTGCGGCGTGCCCCGGGAGTTTCAACGTTGCGCTTGCCAACGGGGAGACGATGGAGACGGACCTCGTGTTCTCGGCCATCGGGCGCGCGCCGTGCACGGGGGATCTGGGGCTCGAAACGGTGGGGATCGAGACGGGCGCGAAGGGCGAGATTCCGGTAGACGACTATTCCGAGACGTCGGTGCCCGGCATCTATGCGGTGGGCGACGTTACGGACCGTGTGAACCTCACGCCGGTTGCGATCCGGGAGGGGCATGCGTTCGCGGATACGGTGTTCGGCAATCGGCCGGTCAAGGTGGATCATTCGGTCGTGCCGACGGGCGTTTTCACGACGCCGGAGATCGGGACGGTTGGGTTGACGGAAGAGGTGGCGCGCGCGACGGGATACGAGATCGATCTCTATAAGGCGCGCTTCCGGCCGCTCCGCAACATCGTATCCGGGCGCGACGAGCGGACGCTGATGAAGCTCGTCGTCGATGCCAAGACGGATCGCGTCCTCGGGTGCCACATGATGGGTCCGGATGCGGCGGAGATCGTGCAGATGGCAGGCGTGGCACTGACCATGGGGGCGAGCAAGGCGGATTTCGACGCGACGATTGCGCTGCATCCCTCGGCGGCGGAGGAACTCGTGACGATGCGCGACAAATGGGTGCCGCCGGCCGTGTGA
- a CDS encoding SDR family NAD(P)-dependent oxidoreductase — MNRLKDKVAVVTGAGAGIGLAISRLFAEEGATVYITDVNGESATAAADALRGRGLSATALTVDVSRGQDVNALVRDVEKGSGRADIVVNNAGLNVRSDFRHLSDADWVKIREVNLDGVVRVARDTFGLLKASGAGSLINVSSIMGQRGLRQLAGYSATKGAVTALTKALAVEYAPYNIRVNTLAPGYIDTALTERFLKNPFVSKALLDKTPMRRFGTADDIARAALFLASDDAAYVSGTELVVDGGMTASL; from the coding sequence ATGAACCGTTTGAAGGACAAGGTTGCCGTCGTGACGGGCGCGGGGGCGGGCATCGGGCTCGCGATCTCGCGGCTGTTCGCGGAAGAGGGCGCGACCGTTTACATCACGGACGTGAACGGGGAGAGTGCGACGGCGGCAGCGGATGCGCTTCGCGGGCGCGGGCTTTCGGCTACGGCGCTTACCGTGGACGTGTCGCGCGGGCAGGACGTGAATGCGCTCGTTCGCGACGTGGAGAAGGGCTCGGGACGCGCGGACATCGTCGTCAACAACGCCGGGCTCAACGTGCGCAGCGACTTCCGCCATTTGTCGGATGCGGACTGGGTGAAGATCCGCGAGGTCAATCTCGACGGCGTGGTGCGGGTCGCACGCGATACGTTCGGGCTGCTCAAGGCGTCGGGCGCGGGCTCGCTGATCAACGTGTCGTCGATCATGGGGCAGCGCGGGCTGCGCCAGCTCGCGGGCTATTCTGCCACCAAAGGTGCGGTCACCGCGCTGACGAAGGCGCTCGCCGTGGAGTATGCGCCTTACAACATCCGCGTGAATACGCTGGCGCCCGGCTACATCGATACCGCGCTGACGGAGCGCTTTCTCAAGAACCCGTTCGTCAGCAAGGCGCTGCTCGACAAGACGCCGATGCGCCGGTTCGGTACGGCGGACGACATCGCCCGCGCGGCGCTGTTCCTTGCGAGCGACGATGCGGCTTATGTGTCGGGCACCGAGCTTGTCGTGGATGGCGGGATGACGGCGAGCTTGTAA
- the ypfJ gene encoding KPN_02809 family neutral zinc metallopeptidase — protein MRYDENDRESKNIDDRRGQRDGGFRFPGSGGPGVRIPVGGKGGMSLTTLLIIGAIMLLFGINPLEVLLGGGGQGNFPDITRMPDQTQQAPRRTAERNPFEIPGLPGSRETKQETPGAPKAQDEMRTFIARVLADTEDVWNDVFKSAGRQYQEPQLVMFTGATRTACGTGQSAMGPFYCPLDQKVYIDLGFFNELERRFNAPGDFAQAYVIAHEVGHHVQTLLGISEQVQRTKQRVSRTEGNRIQVMMELQADCLAGVWANLNHQLNNRLEDGDIEEGLNAAKQIGDDMIQKRQQGYVVPDSFTHGSSAQRKEWFTRGFKSGEMKSCDTFNADSL, from the coding sequence ATGCGCTACGACGAAAACGACAGGGAAAGCAAAAATATCGACGACCGGCGCGGCCAGCGTGACGGCGGCTTCCGATTTCCGGGAAGCGGGGGACCGGGCGTTCGAATTCCGGTCGGCGGCAAAGGGGGCATGAGCCTCACGACGCTGCTCATTATCGGCGCGATCATGCTGCTGTTCGGCATCAACCCGCTTGAGGTTCTGCTGGGCGGCGGCGGGCAGGGGAACTTCCCGGACATCACGCGCATGCCCGACCAGACGCAGCAGGCGCCGCGGCGTACGGCGGAGCGCAACCCGTTCGAGATTCCGGGTCTGCCGGGCTCGCGAGAGACCAAGCAGGAGACGCCGGGCGCGCCGAAGGCCCAGGACGAGATGCGGACCTTCATCGCCCGCGTCCTGGCCGATACCGAAGACGTCTGGAACGACGTGTTCAAAAGTGCGGGGCGGCAATACCAAGAACCGCAACTCGTGATGTTCACGGGCGCGACGCGCACCGCGTGCGGCACCGGCCAGTCGGCCATGGGGCCGTTCTACTGTCCGCTCGATCAGAAGGTCTATATCGACCTCGGCTTCTTCAACGAACTCGAACGGCGTTTCAACGCGCCGGGCGACTTCGCGCAGGCTTATGTCATCGCACACGAGGTGGGCCATCACGTGCAGACGCTGCTCGGCATTTCGGAGCAGGTGCAGCGCACGAAGCAGCGCGTGAGCCGGACCGAAGGCAATCGTATTCAGGTGATGATGGAGCTGCAGGCGGACTGCCTTGCGGGCGTGTGGGCCAACCTCAATCATCAGCTCAACAACCGGCTCGAAGACGGCGATATCGAGGAAGGGCTGAACGCGGCAAAGCAGATCGGCGACGACATGATCCAAAAGCGGCAGCAAGGATATGTGGTGCCGGATTCCTTCACGCACGGCTCGTCCGCGCAACGGAAGGAGTGGTTCACGCGCGGGTTCAAGTCGGGTGAGATGAAAAGCTGCGATACCTTCAACGCGGATAGTCTTTAG
- the glmS gene encoding glutamine--fructose-6-phosphate transaminase (isomerizing) has product MCGIVGILGGKSVATDLVDALRRLEYRGYDSAGIATVENGHLDRRRAEGKLRNLETRLIAEPLSGRTGIGHTRWATHGRPIERNAHPHMSAKVSVVHNGIIENFRELKERLTAKGHVFETDTDTEAVVHLITDGMQNGLDSISAVREALDQLRGAFALGIIFAGEDDLMIAARQGSPLAIGHGRGEMYLGSDAIALAPFTDAITYLEEGDWAVMRRAGAEVFDRDGAPVTRPLVKSVASSLLVDKGNHRHFMAKEIHEQPEVISHTLSNYLDMANGRVSIPDLGIDLATVPRVTISACGTAYYAGLVGKYWIERYARVPVEIDIASELRYREAPLPEGGLALFVSQSGETADTLATLRYARANGQRIASIVNVRTSTIARESDAVLPTLAGPEIGVASTKAFTCQLSALACLAIALGRARGAISEEQEQELVSALIEVPRLISTMLVDETPYVELAHLLSKARDVLYLGRGLSYPLALEGALKLKEISYIHAEGYAAGELKHGPIALIDEAVPVIVVAPEDDLLEKTISNVQEVAARGGQIVLISNADPEKIGCELAAHIKIPDAHPLTYPLISAVPVQLLAYHTAVLMGTDVDQPRNLAKSVTVE; this is encoded by the coding sequence ATGTGCGGCATCGTTGGCATTCTCGGCGGGAAGTCCGTCGCGACCGATCTGGTCGATGCGCTGCGGCGACTGGAATATCGCGGGTACGACAGCGCGGGAATTGCGACTGTCGAAAACGGGCACCTCGACCGGCGCCGGGCTGAAGGCAAGCTCAGGAACCTGGAAACGCGCTTGATCGCGGAGCCGCTCTCGGGCCGCACAGGCATCGGGCATACGCGCTGGGCGACGCACGGGCGGCCCATCGAGCGCAACGCGCATCCGCACATGAGCGCCAAGGTCTCGGTCGTGCACAACGGCATCATCGAGAATTTCCGCGAGCTTAAGGAGCGGTTGACCGCGAAGGGGCACGTCTTCGAGACGGATACCGATACGGAAGCGGTGGTGCATCTCATCACGGACGGGATGCAGAACGGTCTCGATTCCATTTCGGCGGTGCGCGAGGCGCTCGATCAACTCAGGGGCGCGTTTGCGCTCGGGATCATCTTTGCCGGCGAGGACGATCTGATGATCGCGGCGCGGCAGGGCAGTCCGCTCGCCATCGGGCACGGCCGGGGCGAAATGTATCTCGGGAGCGACGCCATCGCGCTCGCGCCGTTCACGGATGCGATCACGTATCTCGAAGAGGGCGATTGGGCGGTGATGCGGCGTGCGGGCGCTGAGGTGTTCGACCGCGACGGCGCGCCGGTGACGCGCCCGCTCGTGAAATCGGTTGCAAGCTCGCTGCTCGTCGACAAGGGCAACCATCGCCACTTCATGGCGAAGGAAATCCACGAGCAGCCCGAGGTCATCAGCCATACGCTGTCGAACTATCTCGACATGGCGAACGGGCGCGTTTCGATCCCGGATCTCGGGATCGATCTCGCGACGGTGCCGCGCGTCACCATCTCCGCATGCGGGACGGCTTATTACGCGGGGCTCGTCGGCAAGTACTGGATCGAGCGCTACGCGCGGGTGCCGGTGGAGATCGATATCGCATCGGAACTGCGCTATCGCGAGGCGCCGCTGCCTGAGGGTGGCTTAGCGCTTTTCGTCTCGCAATCCGGTGAGACGGCGGACACGCTTGCGACGCTGCGCTATGCGCGCGCCAACGGGCAGCGCATCGCCTCCATCGTCAACGTGCGCACCTCCACGATTGCGCGCGAGTCGGATGCGGTGCTGCCGACGCTTGCAGGGCCGGAGATCGGCGTGGCGTCCACGAAGGCGTTCACGTGCCAGCTTTCGGCGCTTGCGTGTCTTGCGATTGCGCTCGGCCGCGCCCGCGGGGCGATCTCCGAAGAGCAGGAGCAGGAGCTCGTTTCGGCGCTGATCGAGGTGCCGCGATTGATCTCGACGATGCTCGTCGACGAGACGCCCTATGTCGAGCTTGCGCATCTGCTCTCGAAGGCGCGCGACGTGCTCTACCTCGGGCGGGGGTTGAGCTATCCGCTGGCCCTCGAAGGGGCGCTGAAGCTCAAGGAGATCTCCTACATCCACGCCGAGGGGTATGCCGCGGGCGAGTTGAAGCATGGGCCGATCGCGCTGATCGACGAAGCCGTGCCGGTGATCGTGGTGGCGCCCGAGGACGATCTTCTGGAAAAGACGATATCCAACGTTCAGGAAGTCGCGGCGCGCGGCGGGCAGATCGTGCTGATCTCCAACGCGGATCCGGAAAAGATCGGCTGCGAGCTGGCCGCCCACATCAAAATTCCGGACGCCCACCCGCTGACGTATCCGCTGATATCTGCCGTGCCGGTGCAACTTCTGGCCTACCATACCGCCGTTCTGATGGGCACGGACGTGGACCAGCCGCGGAATTTGGCGAAGTCGGTGACGGTGGAGTAG
- a CDS encoding SPOR domain-containing protein: MSNATQGQVKPLPRLEIRDLARLGAAILLAVGLTGLPAVTGALGQAKGKGEEAEAKGGAANQRAYSAGVRAFESGDMATAEKQLTTALSGGGLPSAQMARALYFRGSASRRLGKPAQAISDLTTAVWLKGGLSDAERAKATEERQLAYREAGLGDTPPPIGAAPLDQSPTTPKPGAAPQAKPGTQVAVVGPSSFWNNMSMPSLPTIAIPGMSSSATPAQQSAAQPAAAPVAEVAVAAPAPPAAEAQAPAAAPVAAPAATAGAQTSAWATETAPAAAPAPPQQISTGFAPEATPVSTGLNAMPGASPAGEGSLGGGSTWSNPLAGTGAAVGGFFSNMFGSSSEAASDAAVTTGSTAAAASEWGSDTTVVNAQTSSMVQRGPDSPSALPWSASGGPSAGGAAQGAAAQKAPAKKVAAKTGGGNFKLQVASVRSREEADKLAQTLQGYPAVRSGAVRTEVDEAVIGSMGTFYRVRLGPYANAKEPGDLCQTLKPQGFDCLVVTQ, translated from the coding sequence ATGTCGAATGCCACACAGGGGCAGGTAAAACCATTGCCGAGGCTTGAAATCAGGGATCTGGCGCGGCTCGGCGCGGCCATCCTCCTGGCCGTGGGCCTTACGGGGCTGCCTGCCGTTACGGGCGCCCTGGGCCAGGCCAAAGGCAAAGGCGAAGAGGCGGAAGCCAAAGGTGGCGCTGCCAACCAGCGGGCCTATTCCGCAGGCGTTCGCGCGTTCGAATCCGGCGACATGGCGACTGCCGAGAAGCAGTTGACGACGGCGCTCTCGGGTGGCGGTTTGCCAAGCGCGCAGATGGCGCGTGCACTTTATTTCCGCGGATCGGCTTCCCGCCGGCTCGGCAAGCCCGCGCAGGCTATTTCGGATCTCACGACCGCCGTGTGGCTGAAGGGCGGTCTTTCGGACGCCGAGCGCGCCAAGGCGACCGAAGAGCGGCAGCTTGCCTATCGCGAGGCTGGCTTAGGGGATACGCCGCCGCCAATCGGGGCCGCGCCTCTCGACCAGAGCCCGACGACGCCGAAGCCCGGTGCCGCGCCGCAGGCCAAGCCCGGCACGCAGGTGGCCGTTGTGGGGCCCAGCTCGTTCTGGAACAATATGTCCATGCCGTCGCTGCCGACGATTGCGATCCCGGGCATGTCGTCCTCCGCGACGCCGGCGCAGCAGTCCGCGGCGCAACCGGCCGCCGCTCCGGTGGCTGAGGTTGCTGTGGCGGCTCCGGCTCCGCCCGCCGCAGAGGCGCAGGCTCCCGCAGCCGCTCCGGTTGCCGCTCCGGCCGCAACCGCTGGCGCACAGACGTCCGCATGGGCGACGGAGACGGCACCTGCCGCCGCTCCCGCACCCCCGCAGCAGATTTCGACCGGCTTTGCGCCCGAAGCCACACCCGTTTCGACGGGGCTCAACGCCATGCCGGGCGCCTCGCCTGCGGGCGAAGGCTCGCTCGGCGGCGGCTCCACATGGAGCAACCCGCTTGCCGGCACGGGTGCGGCCGTCGGCGGCTTCTTCAGCAATATGTTCGGCTCGTCGTCAGAGGCTGCGTCCGATGCGGCGGTCACGACGGGATCGACGGCTGCTGCGGCCAGCGAATGGGGTTCGGACACGACGGTCGTGAACGCGCAGACCTCCTCCATGGTGCAGCGGGGGCCGGACAGCCCGTCCGCGCTGCCGTGGTCGGCCTCGGGCGGTCCGAGCGCCGGTGGTGCTGCCCAAGGGGCGGCCGCCCAAAAGGCTCCGGCGAAGAAGGTCGCGGCGAAAACCGGCGGCGGAAACTTCAAGCTGCAGGTGGCCTCCGTACGCTCGCGCGAGGAGGCGGATAAGCTTGCGCAGACGCTCCAGGGCTATCCGGCGGTGCGTTCGGGCGCGGTGCGGACCGAGGTGGACGAAGCCGTCATCGGCAGCATGGGCACGTTCTACCGCGTGCGGCTTGGCCCCTATGCGAACGCCAAGGAGCCGGGCGACCTGTGCCAGACCTTGAAGCCGCAGGGCTTCGATTGCCTCGTCGTGACGCAGTAG
- a CDS encoding DUF502 domain-containing protein translates to MTQSPQGKGGPERGDDDGLATGLRHLATDDGAPLRIGARLRNYFLTGLIIVGPVTLTVYFIWWVINVTDAWLKPFVPAVYSPDTYLPFSVPGIGLLFGIVFLTLTGALTANLLGRSLISFGEMALDRMPIVRNVYRALKQIFESVVSATGMQQQAFQKVGIIEFPSKGLWSIVFVTGETKGEIKITEPGGEEDMLTVFMPTGIVPPTGFICFVPRRSVTLLKMSVEDAAKIVISAGMVVPDYEARLKQLAEQARKAGVAVPDPIAVTPKE, encoded by the coding sequence ATGACGCAATCTCCTCAAGGTAAGGGCGGGCCGGAGCGCGGCGACGACGACGGCCTCGCCACCGGGCTTCGCCATCTCGCGACCGACGACGGTGCGCCGCTGCGCATCGGTGCGCGGCTGCGCAACTATTTTCTGACCGGGCTCATCATCGTCGGCCCGGTGACGCTCACCGTCTATTTCATCTGGTGGGTGATCAACGTCACGGACGCATGGCTGAAGCCGTTCGTGCCGGCGGTGTATTCGCCCGATACCTACCTGCCGTTCTCGGTGCCGGGGATCGGGCTTCTGTTCGGCATCGTGTTCCTCACGCTCACCGGCGCGCTGACCGCAAACCTGCTCGGCCGCTCGCTGATCTCATTCGGCGAGATGGCGCTCGACCGGATGCCGATCGTGCGCAACGTCTATCGCGCGCTGAAGCAGATCTTCGAGTCCGTCGTCTCGGCGACGGGGATGCAGCAGCAGGCGTTCCAGAAGGTCGGCATTATCGAGTTTCCCTCGAAGGGGCTGTGGTCGATCGTGTTCGTGACGGGCGAGACGAAGGGCGAGATCAAGATCACGGAACCCGGCGGTGAAGAGGACATGCTGACCGTATTCATGCCGACGGGCATCGTACCGCCCACGGGCTTCATCTGCTTCGTGCCGCGCCGCAGTGTGACGCTGCTCAAGATGTCGGTGGAGGATGCGGCGAAGATCGTGATCTCGGCGGGCATGGTGGTGCCGGATTACGAGGCGCGGCTGAAGCAGCTTGCGGAGCAGGCACGGAAGGCAGGCGTTGCGGTGCCGGATCCGATCGCGGTTACGCCTAAGGAATGA